The Amycolatopsis umgeniensis DNA segment GCTGGTCGGCACGCGAGTGAAACCCCTACTTTCGGCGGCCCCACACTCGGGCGTCCTAGCATTTTCCCTGATCAGGCACCCTTTCTCAGCAACAAATCAGCATCCGCCACTGACCAAAACGGCGTCCGGCATGCCAGGATGTGCGCACGAACCGTCAACGCCGATGGTGACCCAGCGCTTCAGATCCGACGCGCTGGTCCCCGCCGGCGCAGTCACTGTGGCCGCCACAAGTGGCCGCCAGAGGCGCCGACATCAAGGAGAGCAGCGCATGCCGTCCGAACACTGGACGCACCCGGAACCTGGAGATGGCCCCGCCGCGGTAGCGGCGCAACCGTCCCCCGAACAGGTGATCGCCGGTTTGCGAGCAACGAGTGAAGGTGGCGCTGAGCTGACTCAGCTGCTCACCCCCGAAGGCGAACGGGTCTCCTCGCCGCAATTCGACCGGTATGTCGACGACATCGACGCCGAAGCCCTCAAGGGCCTGTACCGCGACATGGTCCTGGTCCGCCGCGCGGACCGCGAGGCCAACGCGATGCAGCGCCAGGGCCAGCTCGGCATCTGGGTCCCGCTGCTCGGGCAGGAGGCCGCGCAGATCGGCTCCGGCCGCGCGCTGCGGAAGGGGGACATGGCGTTCCCCAGCTACCGCGAGCACGGTGTCGCGTACGCCCGCGGCGTCGACCTCAAAGAGGTGCTCGGCATCTTCCGCTGCACCGACCACAGTGGCTGGGACTACAAGGCCCACGGCTTCCACCCGTACACCATCGTGATCGGCAACCAGGTGCTCAACGCCGCCGGTTACGCGATGGGCCAGAAGTTCGAAGGCAAGGTCGGCGACGACGACAGCGAAGCGACCATCTGTTACTTCGGTGACGGAGCGACTTCGCAGGGCGACGTGCACGAAGGCTTCGTCTGGGCCGCCGTCTACGACGCGCCGCTCGTGTTCTTCTGCCAGAACAACCAGTGGGCGATCTCCGAGCCCACCGAACGCCAGTCGCGTCTGCCGCTGTACCAGCGCGCCCGCGGTTACGGCTTCCCCGGCATCCGCGTGGACGGCAACGACGTCCTCGCCTGCCTCGCGGTTTCCCGCTGGGCGCTCGAGGAGTGCCGTCACGGCAACGGCCCGGTGCTGATCGAGGCGTTCACCTACCGGATGGACGCGCACACCACCACCGACGACCCCACCCGTTACCGGCTTTCCGACGAGCTGGAGGAGTGGAAGCTGAAGGACCCGATCGAGCGCGTCCGGGCGTACCTCGCCCGCGGCGGCGGCGCCGACCAGGCGTTCTTCGACCAGGTGCAGGCCGATTCGGACGCCTTCGCGGCCGAGCTGCGCGAGTACTGCTTCAACATGCCCGAACCGCCACCCGAGCGGATCTTCTCCAACGTGTACGCGGAGTCCACGCCGCTGCTGGACGCGCAGCGCGAAGAGTTCCTGTCCTATTTGGACGGTTTCGTCGGGGCGGGTGAGCACTGAAATGGCCGACCTCCAGAAACTCACCATCGGCAAGGCGATCAACCTCGGTCTCCGGCGCGCGATGGAAGAAGACCCCAAGGTCCTGATCATGGGTGAGGACGTCGGCAAGCTCGGCGGCGTCTTCCGCATCACCGACGGCCTGCAGAAGGACTTCGGCGAGCAGCGCGTCTTGGACACGCCACTGGCCGAGTCCGGCATTATCGGCACCGCTGTCGGCCTGGCCGTCCGCGGTTTCCGCCCGGTGTGCGAGATCCAATTCGAGGGCTTCATCTTCCCCGGCTTCGACCAGATCGTGAGCCAGGTGGCGAAGCTGCACTACCGGACGCAGGGCAAGGTCAAGATGCCCATCGTGATCCGGGTGCCGTTCGGCGGCGGCATCGGCGCGGTCGAGCACCACTCGGAATCGCCGGAATCGCTGTTCGCGCACATCCCCGGCCTCAAGGTGGTGTCGGTTTCGAACGCCGTCGACGCCTACTGGGGTATCCAGCAGGCCATCAAGGCCGACGACCCGATCCTGTTCTTCGAGCCGAAGAAGCTGTACCACTCCGGCGCGATGAAGGCCGAGATCGACGTCGACGGCACGCCGGACCCGCTGTTCGAGTCCCGCGTCGTCCGCGAAGGCACAACGGCCACCGTCGTCGCGTACGGCCCGTCGGTCAAGGTCGCGCTCGACGCGGCGACGGCCGCCGAGGACGAGGGCAAGTCGCTGGAGGTCATCGACCTGCGGACGCTTTCCCCGCTCGACCTGGGTCCGGTGTTCGAGTCGGTGCGCAAGACCGGACGGCTCATCGCGCTGAGCGAGGCGCCGTCGGAATCGTCGCTGACCTCGGAGATCGCCGCGCGCGTGCAGCAGGAATGCTTCTATTCGCTCGAAGCCCCCGTGCTCCGGGTGACCGGATTCGACACGCCGTACCCGCCCGCCAAGCTCGAGGAGCACTACCTCCCCGACCTGGACCGGGTACTGCACGCCGTCGACCGTTCACTCGCCTGGTAAGGGGGAATTTCCTGAAATGCCCGAGTACAAACAGTTTCCCCTCGCCGACACGGCGGAAGGGCTGACCGAGGCCGACATCATCGCCTGGCAGGTCAAACCGGGTGACACCGTGACGGTGAACCAGATCGTGGTCGAGGTCGAGACCGCGAAGGCCGCCGTCGAACTGCCCATCCCGTGGGCGGGCGTGGTCACCGAACTGCTCGTCGAACCGGGGCAGACGGTGGAGGTCGGCGCGCCGATCCTCACCATCGACGTCGACCCCGGCGGCAAGGCGGCCCCTTCCGCCCCGGCACCCGCTGCCGCGCCCGCGGCGGAGGAGCCCGCCGAGGAGGAGATGAAGCCGCTGGTCGGCTACGGCTCCAAGGCCGTCGTCACGCATCGCCGGGCGCGGAAGGGCGCGGCACCGGCCGCTCCGGTCGCGGCTCCGGTGGCTGTTGCTCCCGCGCCTGTCGCGCCTGTGGCGCCTGTGGCGCCTGCCAAGCCGAAGGGCGGGTACGTGCCGCTGGCGAAACCACCGGTGCGCAAACTCGCCAAGGAACTCGGCGTCGACCTGCACGCCCTCACCGGCACCGCCGACGGCGGCGTCATCACCCGTGACGACGTGCACGCCGCCGCCAACGGTTCCGCCGCCCCGGCCGCCGCCGTGTCCACTGTGGACAATGGCTACGACCCCGCGACGCGGGAACGCCGGGTGCCGATCAAGGGTGTCCGCAAGGCCACCGCGGCCGCGATGGTGCAGAGCGCGTACACCGCCCCGCATGTCACGGAGTTCCTCACCATCGACGTCACGCCGATGATGGAATTCCGGGAGAAGCTGAAGAAGTCGCGTGAGTTCGCCGGGGTCAAGGTCACCCCGCTGACCTTCGCGGCGAAGGCCGTTTGCCTGGCGGCCAAGCGCACTCCGGACGTCAACGCGGTGTGGGACGACGCGGCGCAGGAGATCGTCTACAAGGACTACGTGCACCTCGGGATCGCCGCGGCCACTCCGCGCGGGCTCGTCGTGCCCAAGGTCCGTGACGCGGATTCGATGTCCCTCAAGGAACTCGCGATCGCGCTCACCGAGCTGACCGACGTCGCCCGCGAGGGCAAGACCACTCCGGCGGCCATGCTCGGCGGCACGATCACCATCACCAACGTCGGCGTCTTCGGCGTCGACACCGGTACGCCGATCATCAACCCCGGCGAGTCCGCGATCCTGTGCCTCGGCGCGATCAAGGACACCCCGT contains these protein-coding regions:
- the pdhA gene encoding pyruvate dehydrogenase (acetyl-transferring) E1 component subunit alpha, giving the protein MPSEHWTHPEPGDGPAAVAAQPSPEQVIAGLRATSEGGAELTQLLTPEGERVSSPQFDRYVDDIDAEALKGLYRDMVLVRRADREANAMQRQGQLGIWVPLLGQEAAQIGSGRALRKGDMAFPSYREHGVAYARGVDLKEVLGIFRCTDHSGWDYKAHGFHPYTIVIGNQVLNAAGYAMGQKFEGKVGDDDSEATICYFGDGATSQGDVHEGFVWAAVYDAPLVFFCQNNQWAISEPTERQSRLPLYQRARGYGFPGIRVDGNDVLACLAVSRWALEECRHGNGPVLIEAFTYRMDAHTTTDDPTRYRLSDELEEWKLKDPIERVRAYLARGGGADQAFFDQVQADSDAFAAELREYCFNMPEPPPERIFSNVYAESTPLLDAQREEFLSYLDGFVGAGEH
- a CDS encoding alpha-ketoacid dehydrogenase subunit beta, which codes for MADLQKLTIGKAINLGLRRAMEEDPKVLIMGEDVGKLGGVFRITDGLQKDFGEQRVLDTPLAESGIIGTAVGLAVRGFRPVCEIQFEGFIFPGFDQIVSQVAKLHYRTQGKVKMPIVIRVPFGGGIGAVEHHSESPESLFAHIPGLKVVSVSNAVDAYWGIQQAIKADDPILFFEPKKLYHSGAMKAEIDVDGTPDPLFESRVVREGTTATVVAYGPSVKVALDAATAAEDEGKSLEVIDLRTLSPLDLGPVFESVRKTGRLIALSEAPSESSLTSEIAARVQQECFYSLEAPVLRVTGFDTPYPPAKLEEHYLPDLDRVLHAVDRSLAW
- a CDS encoding dihydrolipoamide acetyltransferase family protein, which produces MPEYKQFPLADTAEGLTEADIIAWQVKPGDTVTVNQIVVEVETAKAAVELPIPWAGVVTELLVEPGQTVEVGAPILTIDVDPGGKAAPSAPAPAAAPAAEEPAEEEMKPLVGYGSKAVVTHRRARKGAAPAAPVAAPVAVAPAPVAPVAPVAPAKPKGGYVPLAKPPVRKLAKELGVDLHALTGTADGGVITRDDVHAAANGSAAPAAAVSTVDNGYDPATRERRVPIKGVRKATAAAMVQSAYTAPHVTEFLTIDVTPMMEFREKLKKSREFAGVKVTPLTFAAKAVCLAAKRTPDVNAVWDDAAQEIVYKDYVHLGIAAATPRGLVVPKVRDADSMSLKELAIALTELTDVAREGKTTPAAMLGGTITITNVGVFGVDTGTPIINPGESAILCLGAIKDTPWVVDGEIKVRKVLQLSLSFDHRVVDGQQGSEFLADVGALLADPAVAITY